One genomic region from Gemmobacter aquarius encodes:
- a CDS encoding DUF4159 domain-containing protein, which produces MWMLGPVGFTAPLLLIGLIALPILWFLLRAVPPAPIRRRFPGVALLLGLTDDKAETDRTPWWLLLLRMAAIAAAIIAFAGPVLNPEQRQPGTGPLLVVFDASWADARDWPRRIDRATTLLDEAARQGRPTAVIRLTDTPADIDFQSADAWTGRLAALSPNPWLPTATGWADKLPQGNFDSFWLSDGIEHPDRSALFAELATRGAVTVFQSPRPVFALAPASFGDGTIQLAATRLPASDPVEVEVIARGPDPSGIDRELARATLSFGLGASRAEVALSLPPELRNRVNRFELAGIRSAGAVSLTDDSLKRRKIALIGGREDREGLRLLSPTHYLRQALEPVADLIEGSLTDALLASPDVVILADVAKLTQTEQDAVLDWLDKGGMLLRFAGPGLAASDISRSAEDPLLPVRLREGGRTVGGAMSWGEPKTLAPFPETSPFHGLPVPADVNVTAQVLAQPDPDLAARTIAALADGTPLVTRKAIGQGQVVLFHVTANAEWSTLPLSGLFVQMLERLAVSTRPATPDAADLAGQTWVAETLLDAYGQKTDATVSAGTAGETLAAALDTGPGPDLRPGLYAGADRRVALNAVTPQTTLAPATWPAGTAIEGLEAAQEQALKGSFLSAALLMLLLDIIAALALSGRLNRGTRAAAVLLALLMLPPQARAQDSADATAIRATEAVVLAHVITGDAQLDDIAEAGLTGLGQRLWERTSVEPEAPVGVNIETDELAFYPFLYWPVSTSQPLPTADAYARLNDYLRTGGMILFDTRDADLTRAGGTSPEGEQLQRIAAGLDIPALEPLPKDHVLTRTFYLLQDFPGRYDGATVWVEAAPPDAEQVEGMPFRNLNDGVTPVVIGGNDWAAAWAVDDMGVPMFPVGRGFAGERQREMANRFGINLIMHVLTGNYKSDQVHVPALLERLGQ; this is translated from the coding sequence ATGTGGATGCTCGGCCCCGTCGGTTTCACCGCGCCCCTTCTGCTGATCGGCCTGATCGCCCTGCCGATCCTGTGGTTCCTCTTGCGCGCTGTCCCGCCCGCCCCGATCCGCCGCCGCTTTCCCGGCGTGGCGCTGCTTCTGGGCCTGACCGATGACAAGGCCGAAACCGACCGCACGCCGTGGTGGCTGCTTCTCCTCCGCATGGCCGCCATCGCCGCCGCGATCATCGCCTTTGCTGGCCCTGTCCTGAACCCCGAACAGCGCCAGCCCGGCACCGGCCCCCTGCTTGTCGTCTTCGACGCCTCATGGGCCGACGCCCGCGACTGGCCCCGCCGCATCGACCGCGCAACCACCCTCTTGGACGAAGCCGCCCGTCAGGGCCGCCCCACCGCCGTGATCCGCCTGACCGATACGCCAGCCGACATCGATTTCCAATCCGCCGACGCATGGACAGGCCGCCTCGCCGCCCTGTCCCCGAACCCGTGGCTCCCCACCGCCACGGGCTGGGCCGACAAACTGCCGCAAGGCAACTTCGACAGCTTCTGGCTCTCCGACGGCATCGAGCATCCCGACCGCTCTGCCCTTTTCGCCGAACTCGCGACACGCGGCGCGGTCACGGTGTTCCAAAGCCCCCGCCCCGTCTTCGCCCTCGCCCCCGCCAGTTTTGGCGACGGCACGATCCAGCTTGCCGCCACCCGCCTGCCCGCCTCCGACCCCGTCGAGGTCGAAGTTATCGCCCGTGGCCCCGACCCTTCGGGCATCGACCGCGAACTCGCCCGCGCCACGCTGTCCTTCGGCCTTGGCGCCAGTCGCGCCGAAGTCGCGCTGTCGTTGCCCCCGGAACTCCGCAACCGCGTCAACCGCTTCGAACTGGCAGGCATCCGCTCCGCCGGCGCCGTCAGCCTGACCGACGACAGCTTGAAACGCCGCAAGATCGCCCTGATCGGGGGCCGCGAAGACCGCGAGGGCCTGCGCCTGCTGTCACCCACCCATTACCTGCGCCAAGCCCTCGAACCCGTGGCCGACCTGATCGAAGGCAGCCTGACCGATGCGCTTCTGGCCAGCCCCGATGTGGTGATCCTTGCAGATGTGGCCAAGCTCACGCAAACCGAGCAGGACGCCGTGCTCGACTGGCTCGACAAGGGCGGGATGCTCTTGCGCTTCGCCGGTCCCGGCCTTGCCGCATCCGACATCAGCCGCAGCGCCGAAGACCCGCTTTTGCCCGTCCGCCTGCGCGAAGGCGGCCGCACCGTCGGCGGCGCGATGAGCTGGGGCGAACCCAAAACCCTCGCCCCCTTCCCCGAAACCTCGCCCTTCCACGGCTTGCCCGTGCCAGCGGATGTGAACGTGACGGCCCAAGTCCTCGCCCAGCCCGACCCCGACCTTGCCGCCCGCACCATCGCCGCCCTCGCCGATGGCACCCCCCTCGTCACCCGCAAGGCCATAGGCCAAGGTCAGGTTGTCCTGTTCCACGTCACCGCCAACGCCGAATGGTCCACGCTCCCGCTCTCGGGACTGTTCGTCCAGATGCTCGAACGTCTCGCGGTCTCGACCCGCCCCGCCACCCCCGACGCCGCCGATCTGGCAGGCCAGACATGGGTTGCGGAAACCCTGCTCGACGCCTACGGCCAAAAGACCGACGCCACCGTGAGCGCAGGCACCGCTGGCGAAACCCTCGCCGCCGCCCTCGACACCGGCCCCGGCCCCGACCTGCGCCCCGGCCTTTACGCCGGCGCCGACCGCCGCGTCGCCCTGAACGCCGTGACACCGCAAACCACGCTCGCCCCCGCGACATGGCCCGCAGGCACCGCCATCGAGGGGTTGGAAGCCGCGCAGGAACAGGCGCTCAAGGGCAGCTTCCTCTCCGCAGCCCTTCTCATGCTCCTTCTCGACATCATCGCCGCCCTCGCCCTTTCGGGCCGCCTGAACCGCGGCACCCGCGCCGCAGCCGTTCTGCTCGCCCTCCTCATGCTCCCACCCCAAGCCCGCGCGCAAGACAGCGCCGACGCCACGGCGATCCGCGCCACCGAAGCCGTGGTGCTGGCCCATGTCATCACCGGCGACGCGCAGCTTGACGACATCGCCGAAGCGGGCCTGACCGGCCTTGGCCAGCGGCTGTGGGAACGGACCTCGGTCGAACCCGAAGCCCCCGTCGGCGTGAATATCGAAACCGACGAACTGGCATTTTACCCCTTCCTCTACTGGCCCGTCTCGACCAGCCAGCCGCTACCCACGGCCGACGCCTACGCCCGCCTGAACGACTATCTCCGCACCGGCGGCATGATCCTGTTCGACACCCGCGATGCCGACCTGACCCGCGCAGGCGGCACCTCGCCCGAGGGCGAACAGCTTCAGCGCATCGCAGCAGGCCTCGACATCCCCGCCCTTGAACCCTTGCCAAAAGACCACGTCCTGACCCGCACCTTTTACCTGCTGCAAGATTTCCCCGGCCGCTATGACGGCGCGACCGTCTGGGTCGAAGCCGCCCCCCCCGATGCCGAACAGGTCGAAGGCATGCCCTTCCGCAACCTCAACGATGGCGTCACCCCCGTGGTGATCGGCGGAAACGATTGGGCCGCCGCATGGGCCGTCGATGACATGGGCGTGCCGATGTTCCCCGTGGGGCGCGGCTTTGCAGGCGAACGCCAGCGCGAGATGGCCAACCGTTTCGGCATCAACCTGATCATGCATGTGCTGACCGGCAACTATAAATCCGATCAGGTCCACGTCCCCGCCCTTCTGGAAAGGTTGGGACAATGA
- a CDS encoding zinc-finger domain-containing protein, which produces MTIEAPETQVVTTWKVACDGGEGALGHPRVWLSIPQETGFVECGYCDKRYVIDRDHAHDEH; this is translated from the coding sequence ATGACGATTGAAGCCCCCGAGACCCAAGTCGTGACCACGTGGAAGGTCGCCTGTGACGGGGGCGAGGGTGCCTTGGGCCATCCCCGTGTCTGGCTGTCGATCCCGCAGGAGACGGGGTTTGTCGAATGCGGCTATTGCGACAAGCGCTATGTGATCGACCGTGATCACGCGCATGACGAGCATTGA
- a CDS encoding phasin family protein encodes MAKPSPTDAAGAGMSRGVMQAQVRMMDAVLRQNIEALDFLKTRFEKDRAMLGELAVAQDATAAGAVLTSFWQRLASDYMQEAGRLGSLMQATAQEMGEGMADEARAATGTKL; translated from the coding sequence ATGGCAAAGCCTTCCCCGACCGACGCGGCAGGCGCAGGCATGTCGCGTGGCGTCATGCAGGCGCAGGTGCGGATGATGGATGCGGTCCTCAGGCAGAACATCGAGGCGCTGGATTTCCTCAAGACCCGTTTCGAAAAGGACCGGGCGATGCTGGGCGAACTCGCCGTAGCGCAGGATGCGACGGCGGCGGGGGCGGTGCTGACCAGCTTTTGGCAAAGGCTGGCGTCGGATTACATGCAGGAAGCCGGACGGCTCGGGTCGCTGATGCAGGCCACCGCGCAGGAAATGGGCGAGGGGATGGCCGACGAGGCGCGGGCTGCGACGGGTACCAAGCTTTAG
- a CDS encoding motility protein A, with translation MDIATLVGLIGAIVMIIGSMIYAGGVSPFIDIPSLFIVFGGTLFVVMSMKPMPVFLGHFKAMGIAFRPGNYDTDALITLMVDLSATARKEGMMALESKTPGEAFLTKGLQMLVDGVDEAKLVKQLKYEIKAMKARHAAYQGAIKAWVDIGPAMGMVGTLIGLVLMLGNMSDPKSIGPAMAVALLTTLYGALVANVIFGPILNKLEGYSEDEATYRELVIEGLRGIAKGEAPRAIEDQLICALDTKAQQKRKAA, from the coding sequence GTGGACATAGCAACGCTCGTAGGCTTGATCGGCGCGATCGTCATGATCATCGGCTCGATGATCTATGCTGGCGGCGTTTCGCCCTTCATCGACATACCTTCGCTTTTCATCGTCTTCGGCGGAACCCTTTTCGTCGTCATGTCGATGAAGCCGATGCCGGTCTTTCTGGGCCATTTCAAAGCCATGGGCATAGCCTTCCGGCCCGGCAACTATGACACCGACGCGCTGATCACCCTGATGGTCGACCTCTCGGCCACCGCCCGCAAAGAGGGCATGATGGCGCTCGAAAGCAAGACCCCGGGCGAGGCCTTTCTGACCAAGGGCCTGCAGATGCTGGTCGACGGGGTCGACGAAGCCAAACTCGTCAAGCAGCTCAAATACGAGATCAAGGCGATGAAGGCCCGCCACGCCGCCTATCAGGGCGCGATAAAGGCTTGGGTCGATATCGGCCCCGCCATGGGCATGGTCGGCACGCTGATCGGCCTCGTGCTCATGCTCGGCAACATGTCCGACCCCAAATCCATCGGCCCCGCCATGGCCGTCGCCCTTCTCACCACACTTTACGGCGCGCTCGTCGCCAATGTCATCTTCGGCCCGATCCTGAACAAGCTCGAAGGCTATTCCGAGGATGAGGCCACCTACCGCGAGTTGGTGATCGAGGGCCTGCGCGGCATCGCCAAGGGCGAAGCCCCCCGCGCCATCGAAGACCAGCTGATCTGCGCGCTTGACACCAAGGCGCAGCAAAAGCGCAAGGCCGCCTGA
- a CDS encoding DUF1285 domain-containing protein: protein MTDGKDGIGKGEIGKAGLAGPLAEGLASAAGAASKRGLPPVHLWNPPYCGEIDIRIARDGTWFHEGTPIGRAGLVKLFSGILKREGDRFFLVTPVEKVGIRVDDAPFVAVDFTVLGEGAAQVLRFVTQVGDEVVAGPENPIRVQRDGAEGQPAPYVHVRAGLEALIDRKSFYRLIELGVHESHEGKSWFGLWSSGRFFPVIPTSDLT, encoded by the coding sequence ATGACGGACGGCAAAGACGGGATCGGCAAAGGCGAAATCGGCAAGGCCGGTTTGGCCGGACCTCTTGCCGAGGGGCTGGCGTCGGCAGCGGGTGCCGCGTCGAAGCGCGGTTTGCCGCCGGTCCATCTGTGGAACCCGCCCTATTGCGGCGAGATCGACATTCGCATCGCGCGGGACGGGACCTGGTTTCACGAGGGCACGCCGATCGGGCGGGCGGGGCTGGTCAAGCTGTTTTCCGGCATCCTGAAACGCGAGGGGGACCGGTTCTTCCTTGTCACTCCGGTCGAGAAGGTGGGCATCCGTGTGGACGACGCGCCCTTTGTCGCGGTGGATTTCACAGTGCTCGGGGAAGGCGCCGCGCAGGTGCTGCGCTTTGTCACGCAGGTGGGCGACGAGGTGGTCGCCGGGCCGGAAAATCCGATCCGCGTCCAGCGCGACGGGGCCGAGGGGCAACCTGCGCCTTATGTCCATGTGCGCGCCGGGCTGGAGGCGCTGATCGACCGCAAATCGTTCTACCGGCTGATCGAACTGGGAGTGCACGAGAGCCATGAGGGAAAAAGCTGGTTTGGCTTGTGGTCCTCGGGCAGGTTCTTTCCGGTGATTCCAACGAGTGACCTGACCTGA
- a CDS encoding hydroxypyruvate isomerase family protein has translation MPRFAANVTMLFTEVPMLARPDLAREAGFDGVEVLFPYDHPLKDWQTALAGMPLALINAPPGDWAAGDRGYAAVPGAVGDFRQSFLRGADVAAQLGAARLHVMAGVAKGEQAEAVYRENLAWAAAQAPDLCLCIEPLNADDMPGYFLNDFDQAARIVDDLGIATLGIQFDLWHAARIHGDADAVWAKHKGRVNHIQIAGFPGRNEPGGGGFDLTGLCSELDTGEWSGWVAAEYLPQRATVHGLMWLNALKSRARLIGA, from the coding sequence ATGCCGCGTTTTGCCGCCAATGTGACGATGCTGTTTACCGAGGTGCCCATGCTGGCGCGGCCCGATCTTGCGCGCGAGGCGGGGTTCGACGGGGTCGAGGTGCTGTTTCCCTATGACCATCCGCTGAAGGACTGGCAGACGGCACTGGCGGGGATGCCGCTTGCGCTGATCAACGCGCCGCCGGGCGACTGGGCGGCGGGGGACCGCGGCTATGCGGCGGTGCCGGGGGCGGTGGGCGATTTCCGGCAGAGCTTTCTGCGCGGTGCGGATGTGGCGGCGCAACTGGGCGCTGCGCGGCTGCATGTGATGGCAGGGGTCGCCAAGGGCGAGCAGGCCGAGGCGGTCTACCGCGAGAATCTGGCCTGGGCCGCCGCGCAGGCACCGGACCTGTGCCTGTGCATCGAGCCTTTGAATGCCGACGACATGCCGGGGTATTTCCTGAACGATTTCGATCAGGCGGCACGTATCGTCGACGATCTGGGGATCGCCACTTTGGGGATTCAGTTCGATCTTTGGCACGCGGCGCGCATCCATGGCGATGCCGATGCGGTCTGGGCCAAGCACAAGGGCCGCGTGAACCATATCCAGATCGCGGGCTTTCCCGGCCGGAATGAACCGGGCGGTGGCGGGTTCGACCTGACGGGGCTGTGTTCCGAGTTGGATACGGGGGAGTGGTCGGGCTGGGTGGCGGCGGAATACCTGCCGCAGCGGGCCACGGTGCACGGGCTGATGTGGCTCAATGCGCTGAAAAGCCGGGCGCGGCTGATCGGGGCCTGA
- a CDS encoding OmpA family protein, whose translation MPPVGAPAWLATFADIATNLMAFFVLILGFANFDEPSFEKFAGAMREQFSPGGFDGKSGDTIINVAPFPAPDTADDSEFDQSAPGDGANAGPSDDSARAVAEALRDALAKGSLQVDTGSGTVTVRLPDVQGPEAAIALADAIAAAAGGSVERTDTVGQPLPGQDPALRATPTPQQTADAGQPASSSGTETTAQTAGIRTKLSTMVLQSLFSQEIADGSLSVEPRDGKVLVTLGTGGSFTSGSADLSDEARDIMARIASATNRPNRSIIVTGHTDNVPVSGEFADNFDLAAARAAAVVRELVDTEKVDPARISAVSKGEFAPLADNATEEGRAKNRRIEIEISYGD comes from the coding sequence ATGCCCCCCGTCGGCGCGCCGGCATGGCTCGCGACCTTTGCCGATATCGCCACCAACCTGATGGCCTTCTTCGTGCTGATCCTCGGCTTCGCGAATTTCGACGAACCCTCTTTCGAGAAATTCGCCGGCGCCATGCGCGAACAGTTCAGTCCCGGCGGATTCGACGGCAAAAGCGGTGACACGATCATCAACGTCGCACCGTTTCCCGCGCCCGACACCGCCGATGACAGCGAATTCGACCAGTCCGCCCCCGGTGACGGCGCAAACGCCGGTCCCTCGGACGACAGCGCCCGCGCCGTGGCCGAAGCCCTGCGCGACGCACTCGCCAAAGGCAGCCTTCAGGTCGATACCGGCTCGGGCACCGTCACCGTCCGCCTGCCCGATGTGCAAGGCCCCGAAGCCGCAATCGCACTTGCCGATGCCATAGCCGCCGCCGCAGGCGGCAGCGTCGAGCGCACCGACACGGTTGGCCAGCCCCTTCCGGGCCAAGACCCCGCCCTCCGCGCCACACCGACGCCGCAGCAAACCGCCGACGCAGGCCAACCCGCATCCTCCAGCGGCACGGAAACCACCGCCCAGACCGCCGGAATCCGCACCAAGCTCAGCACCATGGTCCTGCAATCCCTGTTCAGTCAGGAAATCGCCGACGGCTCGCTTTCGGTCGAACCCCGCGACGGCAAGGTTCTCGTCACCCTCGGCACGGGCGGGTCGTTCACCTCGGGTTCAGCCGACCTCTCGGACGAGGCGCGCGACATCATGGCCCGCATCGCCAGCGCCACGAACCGCCCCAACCGCAGCATCATCGTGACCGGCCACACCGACAACGTGCCCGTCAGCGGCGAATTCGCCGACAATTTCGACCTCGCCGCAGCCCGCGCCGCCGCCGTGGTGCGCGAACTCGTCGATACCGAAAAGGTCGATCCGGCCCGCATATCCGCCGTCAGCAAAGGCGAATTCGCCCCCCTCGCCGACAATGCCACCGAAGAAGGCCGCGCCAAGAACCGCCGCATCGAGATCGAGATCAGCTATGGCGACTGA
- a CDS encoding 5'-3' exonuclease translates to MAFGKGCHLHLIDGSAFIFRAYHALPPLTRKSDGLPVGAVAGFCNLLWSELTTTRSQEAPTHLAVIFDAGSVTFRNDIYPEYKANRPELPEDLRPQFIFTREATRAFNVPCIEIDGYEADDIIATLSRRAREAGGR, encoded by the coding sequence ATGGCTTTCGGCAAGGGTTGCCATCTACACCTGATCGACGGATCGGCTTTCATCTTCCGCGCCTATCATGCGCTGCCGCCGCTGACGCGGAAATCTGACGGGCTGCCTGTGGGGGCGGTTGCCGGTTTCTGCAACCTTTTGTGGAGCGAGTTGACGACGACCCGGTCGCAGGAAGCGCCGACCCATCTTGCGGTGATCTTCGATGCGGGATCGGTGACTTTCCGGAACGATATCTACCCCGAATACAAGGCCAACCGTCCCGAATTGCCCGAAGACCTGCGCCCGCAGTTCATTTTCACGCGGGAAGCCACCCGGGCCTTCAACGTGCCCTGCATCGAGATCGACGGATACGAGGCCGATGACATCATCGCCACCCTGTCGCGCCGTGCGCGCGAGGCGGGGGGACGGTGA
- a CDS encoding DUF58 domain-containing protein: protein MTALPDLREQAETLGQSLPPLLAEAELLASTIMLGEHGRRRAGMGDEFWQYRPAHAGDSARMIDWRRSARSDTTFVREREWQAAQSVTLWVDTSRAMGFSSHGPTKADRARLLALATAVLLLRGGERVGLSGHDTPPRAGKSQLLSLTRALTAPDAAADYGAPDATGISAHGRAVFVSDFLGDLAGVETALARASDRGARGVLLQILDAAEEDFPFDGRTIFESMGGSLRHETLRAGDLRARYLDRLAERKDRLQTLARAVGWHFTTHHTGDAPLPALLWLYRAIEGGR, encoded by the coding sequence GTGACAGCCCTGCCCGACCTTCGCGAACAGGCCGAAACCCTCGGCCAATCCCTGCCGCCCCTGCTGGCCGAGGCCGAACTGCTCGCATCCACCATCATGCTGGGCGAACATGGACGCAGGCGGGCAGGCATGGGCGACGAATTCTGGCAATACCGCCCCGCCCATGCAGGCGATTCTGCCCGCATGATCGATTGGCGCCGCTCGGCCCGCTCCGACACCACCTTCGTGCGCGAACGCGAATGGCAGGCCGCGCAATCCGTCACCCTCTGGGTCGACACCTCCCGCGCCATGGGCTTTTCCAGCCATGGGCCGACAAAAGCCGACCGCGCCCGCCTTCTGGCACTCGCCACCGCAGTCCTGCTGCTGCGCGGCGGTGAACGCGTCGGCCTTTCGGGCCACGATACGCCCCCCCGTGCGGGCAAGTCGCAACTCCTGTCGCTCACCCGCGCCCTGACCGCGCCAGATGCCGCCGCCGATTACGGCGCACCCGATGCCACAGGCATCAGCGCCCATGGCCGCGCCGTCTTTGTCTCCGACTTCCTCGGCGACCTCGCCGGAGTGGAAACCGCCCTCGCCCGCGCCTCCGACCGCGGCGCACGCGGCGTCCTGCTGCAAATCCTAGACGCCGCGGAAGAGGATTTCCCCTTCGACGGCCGGACCATCTTCGAATCCATGGGCGGATCGCTCCGCCACGAAACTCTCCGCGCAGGCGACCTCCGCGCCCGCTACCTCGACCGTCTGGCCGAGCGCAAGGACCGGCTGCAAACCCTCGCCCGCGCCGTGGGCTGGCACTTTACCACCCACCACACCGGCGATGCGCCCCTGCCCGCGCTGCTCTGGCTTTACCGCGCAATCGAAGGGGGCCGCTGA
- a CDS encoding AAA family ATPase gives MSDAADLVPRIEALGDRLALAKASINRRFIGQEKVVDLVLASMLCGGHALLVGLPGLGKTRLVDTLSTVMGLKGSRIQFTPDLMPADILGSEVLETAPDGSRAFRFIEGPIFCQLLMADEINRASPRTQSALLQAMQEREVTIAGQHRPLGRPFHVLATQNPIEQEGTYPLPEAQLDRFLVQVDVEYPTRATERDILIATTGATEADAHQVFATEELLDAQSILRRMPVGDKVVEAILDLVRACRPGEPEGRDLAGSLSWGPGPRAAQALMLTTRARALLDGRLAPSVADVAALARPVLSHRMALSFAARARGDSLASLIDRTATRTLGLEAAA, from the coding sequence ATGTCCGACGCAGCCGACCTCGTCCCGCGCATCGAAGCCTTGGGCGACCGCCTCGCCCTCGCCAAGGCGTCGATCAACCGGCGCTTCATCGGGCAGGAAAAGGTGGTCGATCTGGTCCTCGCCTCCATGCTCTGCGGCGGCCACGCGCTCCTCGTCGGCCTGCCCGGCCTCGGCAAGACCCGCCTTGTCGACACGCTCTCCACCGTCATGGGCCTCAAGGGCAGCCGCATCCAGTTCACCCCCGACCTGATGCCCGCCGACATCCTCGGCTCCGAGGTTCTGGAAACCGCGCCCGACGGGTCCCGCGCCTTCCGCTTCATCGAAGGGCCGATCTTCTGCCAGCTTCTCATGGCCGATGAAATCAACCGCGCCAGCCCCCGCACCCAATCCGCCCTCTTGCAAGCCATGCAGGAACGCGAGGTGACGATCGCAGGCCAGCACCGCCCGCTTGGCCGCCCCTTCCACGTTCTGGCCACGCAAAACCCCATCGAACAGGAAGGCACCTATCCCCTGCCCGAAGCCCAGCTTGACCGCTTCCTCGTGCAGGTCGATGTCGAATACCCCACCCGTGCGACCGAACGCGACATCCTGATCGCCACCACGGGCGCGACCGAGGCTGACGCCCATCAGGTCTTCGCCACCGAAGAATTGCTCGACGCCCAAAGCATACTCCGCCGCATGCCCGTTGGCGACAAGGTGGTCGAAGCCATCCTCGACCTCGTCCGCGCCTGCCGCCCCGGTGAACCCGAAGGCCGCGACCTTGCAGGCAGCCTCTCGTGGGGCCCCGGCCCGCGCGCCGCACAGGCGCTCATGCTCACCACCCGCGCCCGCGCCCTGCTCGACGGACGCCTCGCCCCCTCGGTCGCGGATGTGGCCGCCCTCGCCCGCCCGGTCCTGTCGCACCGCATGGCGCTGTCCTTTGCCGCCCGCGCCCGTGGCGACAGCCTCGCCAGCCTCATCGACCGCACCGCCACCCGCACGCTGGGGCTCGAGGCTGCCGCGTGA